From Streptomyces griseorubiginosus, one genomic window encodes:
- a CDS encoding aldo/keto reductase, whose translation MKTFTLPGTDMVVPNVVLGLMRIQDMSDEAVRELVNTARDAGITFLDHADVYGTDDHGCERRFAEAMKLSSSEREQFVIQSKAGIVKDGPYFDFSYDHIIESVNGSLRALDTDYLDILLLHRPDALVEPEEVARAFDELSAAGKVRAFGVSNQTPRQLDLLRKYVTQPIVANQLQLSITHAPMIAQGIAANMQDLDQSVVRDDGIVDYCRLHDITIQAWSPFQAGFFDGPFLGSERFPELNAVVDRLSEKYGVPAEAIAVAWITRHPAQMQVVLGTTTPERVKAAALGSDLPLTRSEWYELFRAAGYKVP comes from the coding sequence ATGAAGACCTTCACCCTGCCCGGCACCGACATGGTGGTCCCCAACGTCGTCCTCGGGCTGATGCGTATCCAGGACATGAGCGACGAGGCGGTGCGCGAGCTCGTGAACACCGCGCGCGATGCCGGCATCACGTTCCTCGACCACGCCGACGTCTACGGCACGGACGACCACGGTTGCGAGCGCCGTTTCGCCGAAGCCATGAAACTCAGCTCCTCGGAGCGCGAGCAGTTCGTCATTCAGTCGAAGGCCGGAATCGTCAAGGACGGGCCGTACTTCGACTTCTCCTACGACCACATCATCGAGTCCGTGAACGGTTCACTCCGGGCACTGGACACGGACTATCTCGACATTCTGCTGCTGCACCGCCCTGACGCTCTCGTCGAGCCGGAGGAGGTGGCCCGCGCCTTCGACGAGTTGTCGGCCGCAGGAAAGGTCCGTGCCTTCGGCGTCTCCAACCAGACCCCGCGACAGCTCGACCTGCTGCGCAAGTACGTGACGCAGCCCATCGTGGCGAACCAGCTGCAGCTGTCGATCACGCACGCGCCGATGATCGCGCAGGGCATCGCGGCGAACATGCAGGACCTCGACCAGTCGGTCGTACGCGATGACGGAATCGTCGACTACTGCCGCCTGCACGACATCACCATCCAGGCGTGGTCGCCGTTCCAGGCCGGATTCTTCGACGGCCCCTTCCTCGGCTCCGAACGCTTCCCCGAGTTGAACGCGGTGGTCGACCGGCTGAGCGAGAAGTACGGCGTGCCGGCCGAGGCGATCGCGGTCGCCTGGATCACGCGCCACCCGGCGCAGATGCAGGTCGTGCTGGGCACCACGACGCCGGAACGTGTCAAGGCCGCGGCGCTCGGTTCCGACCTCCCGCTCACGCGGTCCGAGTGGTACGAACTGTTCCGTGCGGCCGGATACAAGGTGCCGTAG
- a CDS encoding trypsin-like peptidase domain-containing protein encodes MTGLDAERLVSLTADGRRGSGYLLTPELILTAGHCVGPKGSAVTVRAYVRHEGSYDLSEERHTFRVAVRGDDEPDYALLASTDDDPFRTARDGPSGEVRLGRLIGEGAVAAQALGFPKSGVQQAGERRLLNPEDVRGRVLPLTGWRRQVRRLNLQIRTGSSPLARGASLWSGMSGAALFSGDHLIGVITEDRATIEGRLIALPVSAVFGDDGQAEANACLLAARDTTAPEERVTLDPVWAGGEILQPAYSPLPPRDQWSEADLLESRHGVVPFRGRAQQLRALVDWCEHEDDRGGGPRIRLLTGGSTVGKTRLARELCRTMAGRGWVAGVVDPLHVDFSGVCALPEDRLLVIDDADAHAGQLHVLLAQATERGGHHPLRVLAVAHRGGPWWDAVRRRYEALVDAEDPAPLPPLPETDREDVYRAAYAAFRGWYEESDSKADATVPAGAVPEGETSTDGAAPAVTAVPGLDEPDFGSYLLILIQALVDARTLLHKTHSATAGPPTRSRANALLDYALDVERQRWQASAERQRLPHDPVLLERIVAVSSLAVADGETDGERETEAARRLRLVPDLADEPEWLTRAFARWQHAELAGEGYLRSLQPLRLAERLGAKVIAAFPDIAPQLLDVGGDGPGIPQDATDQARQILNVLHVLQLTAGSDGCRADGTGEPSAQQRAREALDAALRSHARPLVRLVKQVAATDQDQFASAIGTSLACALNSTLRKESAQEVAAQVLGELDLACPDVLLELATAVAEHAVQHYRQGGAAPVQDNRGELARALQRWSLYLASSGLRIQAHEVAGQAVDMYHALHQLSPSEEHEFALAEALKDLADRLVDVGRFEDADLCARDSIRRLEPLFQRNPSRRNAFGLVKSLCTLATATHRIGRQREALQAATEACELIERLPQAQENDGHGPDEIQGLRAFALRCLAWQLGASGRVDDAVARASQSVEIYEALRERCPGLWKRDIAEALSILGVQHAARQEWDESVDRHTEALTRHYEALEREYREAVRPQHALALGRLAEAHLGRARARPTESRQDLLEALEHVEQALKQYEGMRKEDRWANRVHEAWTSCLEAEVLLALDATGRPQRAAPAIRQTCGRAEAAARRALTLYDELDVRAWRLRFNRARAQAVLAQSYGGRGRPRAKVLRAHEQARNAFARLDAEEPGRAEAELRAIEDTIESLRQSGPPAQARAQTSVNPSGKRRKRHQPKPRLRGRQGRQGAAGRRRHR; translated from the coding sequence GGTGCAGCAAGCTGGGGAGAGACGGTTGTTGAACCCGGAGGACGTGCGGGGGCGCGTCCTTCCGCTCACCGGGTGGAGGCGCCAGGTGCGTCGTCTGAACCTGCAGATCAGGACAGGCTCGTCGCCGCTCGCCCGGGGGGCGTCGCTCTGGAGCGGCATGTCGGGTGCGGCCCTGTTCAGCGGGGATCACCTCATCGGCGTGATCACGGAGGACCGCGCCACGATCGAGGGACGGCTGATCGCGCTGCCCGTCAGCGCGGTCTTCGGCGACGACGGGCAGGCCGAGGCGAACGCCTGCCTGCTGGCGGCCCGCGACACGACGGCACCCGAGGAACGCGTCACGCTGGACCCCGTCTGGGCGGGTGGCGAGATCCTGCAGCCCGCGTACAGCCCCCTGCCGCCACGCGATCAGTGGTCCGAGGCGGACCTGCTCGAATCCCGCCACGGTGTCGTGCCCTTCCGGGGGCGCGCGCAGCAGCTCCGAGCGCTGGTCGACTGGTGCGAGCACGAGGACGACCGGGGCGGCGGACCACGCATCCGGCTGCTCACGGGCGGCAGCACGGTCGGCAAGACCCGTCTCGCCCGTGAGCTGTGCCGCACGATGGCGGGGAGGGGGTGGGTCGCCGGTGTCGTCGACCCGCTGCACGTGGACTTCTCCGGTGTCTGCGCCCTGCCCGAGGACCGACTGCTCGTCATCGACGACGCCGACGCCCACGCCGGACAACTGCACGTCCTCCTCGCCCAGGCCACCGAGCGCGGCGGCCACCATCCGCTGCGCGTCCTGGCGGTCGCCCACCGCGGCGGCCCGTGGTGGGACGCGGTCAGGCGGCGCTACGAGGCCCTGGTCGACGCGGAGGATCCCGCCCCGCTTCCGCCACTGCCGGAAACCGACCGTGAGGACGTCTACCGGGCGGCCTACGCCGCGTTCCGGGGCTGGTACGAGGAGAGCGACAGCAAGGCCGATGCCACTGTGCCCGCGGGTGCCGTACCGGAAGGCGAGACCTCGACGGACGGCGCCGCGCCCGCCGTGACCGCTGTCCCGGGCCTCGATGAGCCCGACTTCGGCAGCTATCTGCTCATCCTCATCCAGGCACTGGTGGACGCCCGCACCCTGCTGCACAAGACGCACTCGGCCACCGCGGGACCGCCCACCCGCTCACGCGCCAACGCGCTGCTGGACTACGCCCTCGACGTGGAACGCCAGAGGTGGCAGGCGTCCGCCGAGCGCCAGAGGCTGCCGCACGACCCGGTCCTGCTCGAACGGATCGTCGCCGTCTCCAGTCTGGCGGTGGCCGACGGCGAGACGGACGGTGAGCGGGAGACCGAGGCGGCGCGCCGGCTGCGGCTCGTGCCCGACCTCGCCGACGAACCGGAGTGGCTCACGCGTGCCTTCGCCCGCTGGCAGCACGCGGAACTGGCCGGAGAGGGCTACCTGCGGTCGCTCCAGCCGCTGAGGCTCGCCGAGCGGCTCGGCGCGAAGGTCATCGCCGCGTTTCCCGACATCGCCCCGCAACTGCTCGACGTCGGCGGCGACGGCCCGGGGATCCCCCAGGACGCGACGGACCAGGCGCGCCAGATTCTGAACGTGCTGCACGTCCTTCAGCTCACCGCCGGCTCCGACGGCTGCCGGGCCGACGGGACGGGTGAGCCGTCGGCCCAGCAGCGGGCCCGCGAGGCGCTGGACGCCGCGCTGCGCAGTCACGCCCGCCCCCTCGTCCGGCTGGTCAAACAGGTCGCGGCCACCGATCAGGACCAGTTCGCGAGCGCCATCGGCACCTCGCTGGCCTGCGCGCTGAACTCCACGCTCCGCAAGGAGTCCGCGCAGGAGGTCGCCGCCCAGGTCCTCGGGGAACTCGACCTCGCCTGCCCGGACGTCCTGTTGGAGCTCGCCACGGCCGTCGCGGAACACGCGGTGCAGCACTACCGCCAGGGCGGCGCAGCGCCCGTTCAGGACAACCGGGGAGAGCTGGCCCGGGCCCTTCAGCGCTGGTCGCTGTACCTGGCCAGTTCGGGGCTGCGCATCCAGGCGCACGAGGTCGCCGGGCAGGCGGTGGACATGTACCACGCCCTGCACCAGCTCAGTCCGTCCGAGGAGCACGAGTTCGCCCTGGCGGAGGCTCTCAAGGACCTGGCCGACCGGCTCGTCGACGTGGGGCGGTTCGAGGACGCGGACCTGTGTGCCCGGGACTCCATACGGCGTCTGGAACCGCTGTTCCAGCGCAACCCCAGCCGCCGGAACGCCTTCGGTCTGGTGAAGTCCCTGTGCACGCTGGCCACGGCCACCCACCGCATCGGCCGTCAGCGCGAGGCCCTGCAGGCGGCGACCGAGGCGTGCGAGCTGATCGAACGGCTGCCGCAGGCCCAGGAGAACGACGGGCACGGGCCGGACGAGATCCAGGGCTTGCGGGCGTTCGCGCTGCGCTGTCTGGCGTGGCAGCTCGGTGCGAGCGGACGCGTCGACGATGCGGTGGCCAGGGCCTCGCAGAGCGTGGAGATCTACGAGGCCCTGCGCGAGAGGTGTCCGGGCCTGTGGAAACGGGACATCGCCGAGGCCCTGTCCATCCTGGGCGTCCAGCATGCCGCCCGGCAGGAGTGGGACGAGAGCGTCGACCGGCACACCGAAGCCCTGACCCGTCATTACGAGGCCCTGGAGCGGGAGTACCGCGAGGCCGTACGGCCGCAGCACGCTCTGGCGCTGGGCCGGCTGGCGGAGGCACACCTGGGCAGGGCGCGCGCCCGTCCGACGGAGAGCCGGCAGGACCTGCTCGAGGCACTGGAACACGTCGAGCAGGCCCTGAAACAGTACGAGGGGATGCGCAAGGAGGACCGGTGGGCCAATCGCGTCCACGAGGCATGGACGAGCTGTCTGGAGGCGGAGGTTCTGCTGGCGCTGGACGCGACAGGCCGGCCGCAGCGTGCCGCACCCGCGATCCGGCAGACCTGTGGACGGGCCGAGGCCGCGGCCCGCCGGGCACTGACGCTGTACGACGAATTGGACGTACGTGCCTGGCGGCTCAGGTTCAACAGGGCCCGGGCGCAGGCGGTGCTGGCCCAGTCGTACGGAGGCCGGGGCCGCCCCCGGGCCAAGGTGCTGCGCGCGCACGAGCAGGCGCGCAACGCGTTCGCCCGGCTCGACGCGGAGGAACCGGGGCGCGCCGAGGCGGAGTTGCGCGCGATCGAGGACACGATCGAGAGCCTGCGGCAATCCGGTCCGCCCGCCCAGGCGCGTGCGCAGACGTCCGTGAACCCGTCGGGCAAACGACGCAAACGGCACCAGCCGAAGCCCCGCCTTCGCGGCCGTCAAGGTCGTCAGGGTGCGGCCGGGCGCAGAAGACACCGGTGA